The Streptomyces europaeiscabiei genome window below encodes:
- a CDS encoding STM4011 family radical SAM protein, with amino-acid sequence MDLTILYRGPLASCDYDCPYCPFAKRRDSTAQLRADRAALDRFTTWAREQTGDRLSVLFTPWGEGLVRSWYRKALVDLSHEPHIDRVAIQTNLSCRTEWLAQADPDTVALWCTYHPGQTPYERFLDKTRRLAGTGIRFSVGIVGLPEHLEHARRLRGDLPEQVYLWVNAAEGRTYTDEEAAVWSELDPLFPFSRHPHRSAGRACRTGSTVISVDGEGTVRRCHFVKAELGNLYDGSFRTALAPRPCPLSVCDCHIGYVHLETLPLYDVFAGGVLERVPTVEARHGLPPQRVTLGRRP; translated from the coding sequence ATGGACCTGACGATCCTCTACCGCGGCCCCCTCGCCTCCTGCGACTACGACTGCCCGTACTGCCCGTTCGCCAAGCGCCGCGACTCGACGGCTCAGCTGCGGGCCGACCGCGCGGCCCTGGACCGTTTCACCACCTGGGCTCGGGAACAGACCGGCGACCGGCTGTCGGTGCTGTTCACGCCGTGGGGCGAGGGGCTGGTGCGCTCCTGGTACCGCAAGGCCCTGGTCGACCTCTCCCATGAACCGCACATCGACCGGGTGGCGATCCAGACGAACCTCAGCTGCCGCACGGAGTGGCTGGCGCAGGCCGACCCGGACACCGTGGCCCTGTGGTGCACGTACCACCCCGGGCAGACCCCGTACGAGCGGTTCCTCGACAAGACCCGTCGGCTGGCCGGGACGGGGATCCGCTTCAGCGTGGGGATCGTCGGCCTTCCCGAGCACCTGGAGCACGCCCGCCGGCTGCGCGGGGACCTGCCGGAGCAGGTGTATCTGTGGGTGAACGCCGCCGAGGGGCGCACCTACACCGACGAAGAGGCCGCGGTGTGGAGCGAGCTGGACCCCCTCTTCCCCTTCAGCCGCCACCCGCACCGCTCGGCGGGCCGCGCCTGCCGTACCGGCTCGACGGTCATATCGGTGGACGGCGAAGGAACCGTGCGCCGCTGCCACTTCGTCAAGGCCGAACTGGGCAACCTCTACGACGGTTCCTTCCGCACGGCACTCGCACCCCGCCCGTGTCCCCTGTCCGTCTGCGACTGCCACATCGGGTACGTCCACCTCGAAACGCTCCCGCTGTACGACGTCTTCGCGGGCGGCGTCCTGGAACGCGTACCGACGGTGGAGGCACGACACGGGCTTCCTCCTCAGCGGGTGACCCTCGGGCGCAGACCATGA
- a CDS encoding STM4012 family radical SAM protein has product MTVTDTVVRPYQHYVYAYPHKTAYRKLPGSPRLADLWAGESRQALSLYAHIPFCEVRCGFCNLFTRIGAPDGLTGRYLDALERQAIAVREALGDAEPTRFANAAFGGGTPTYLEAAELERLCDIAERHMGADLRAVPLSVEASPATATADRLAVLADRGTTRLSLGVQSFVAQEARAAVRPQRRSDVEAALSRIRDTGIPVLNIDLIYGIDGQTAASWRVSLDAALAWLPEEIYLYPLYVRPLTGLGRHADPEVAGRDWDEARLRRYREGRDHLLAHGYEQVSMRMFRRTDAPPQGPDDYVCQTDGMIGLGCGARSYTSKLHYSFDYAVGMGQIRTIIDDYTATEDFGRAVHGREVDEDEARRRHLLQSLLQARGLPVAEYGRRFGSDPYADFPLELDLLAGRGWLADTDTGLLKLSAEGLAHSDAIGPGFFSPAVRAAMAEYELK; this is encoded by the coding sequence ATGACCGTGACCGACACCGTGGTCCGCCCCTATCAGCACTACGTGTACGCCTACCCGCACAAGACGGCGTACCGGAAGCTGCCCGGCAGCCCACGGCTCGCGGACCTGTGGGCCGGGGAGTCCCGGCAGGCGCTGTCGCTGTACGCGCACATACCGTTCTGCGAGGTGCGCTGCGGTTTCTGCAATCTCTTCACGCGGATCGGCGCGCCCGACGGACTGACCGGCCGCTATCTCGACGCCCTCGAACGGCAGGCGATCGCGGTGCGGGAGGCGCTCGGGGACGCGGAGCCGACGCGGTTCGCGAACGCCGCGTTCGGCGGCGGCACGCCGACCTATCTGGAGGCGGCCGAGCTGGAGCGGCTGTGCGACATCGCCGAGCGGCACATGGGCGCGGACCTGCGGGCGGTCCCGCTGTCGGTCGAGGCCTCCCCCGCCACGGCGACGGCCGACCGGCTGGCCGTGCTGGCGGACCGGGGCACCACGCGGCTGAGCCTCGGTGTGCAGAGCTTCGTGGCTCAGGAGGCGCGTGCGGCCGTACGCCCGCAGCGGCGGTCCGATGTGGAGGCGGCGCTGTCACGGATCCGCGACACGGGTATCCCGGTCCTCAACATCGACCTGATCTACGGCATCGACGGGCAGACGGCGGCCAGTTGGCGGGTGTCGCTGGACGCCGCCCTCGCCTGGCTGCCGGAGGAGATCTACCTCTATCCGCTGTACGTCCGGCCGTTGACGGGGCTCGGCCGCCACGCGGACCCGGAGGTGGCGGGCCGCGACTGGGACGAGGCCCGGCTGCGGCGCTACCGCGAGGGCCGCGACCATCTGCTCGCGCACGGCTACGAGCAGGTCTCCATGCGGATGTTCCGCCGTACGGACGCGCCGCCGCAGGGGCCGGACGACTACGTCTGCCAGACCGACGGCATGATCGGCCTGGGCTGCGGCGCGCGTTCCTACACGTCGAAGCTGCACTACTCCTTCGACTACGCGGTCGGCATGGGACAGATCCGCACGATCATCGACGACTACACGGCCACCGAGGACTTCGGCCGGGCCGTGCACGGCCGCGAGGTCGACGAGGACGAGGCGCGGCGCCGCCATCTGCTGCAGTCGCTGCTCCAGGCGCGGGGGCTGCCGGTGGCGGAATACGGGCGGCGGTTCGGGTCGGACCCGTACGCGGACTTCCCGCTGGAGCTGGACCTGCTGGCCGGGCGGGGCTGGCTGGCGGACACGGACACCGGGTTGCTGAAGCTCTCCGCCGAGGGGCTGGCCCACTCGGACGCCATCGGGCCCGGCTTCTTCTCCCCCGCCGTACGGGCCGCGATGGCCGAGTACGAGCTGAAGTGA
- a CDS encoding STM4013/SEN3800 family hydrolase → MNEVVGRDDLLLLTLDTLRYDVAVELAAEGRLPNLTAHLPGGTWEKRHAPGSFTYASHQAMFAGFLPTPAAPGPHPRLFAGRFADSETTAGRTFVFDSPDLVSALAGHGYRTVCVGGVGFFNKQGALGSVLPGLFQESHWEPEFSVASPTSFESQVARAERIVAELPAEDRLFLFLNASALHQPNWFHLPGATREAGDSLVTHAAALVYIDRHIGRLFAAMSSRRRCFAVVCSDHGTTYGEDGYTGHRLGHEAVWTVPYSHFFLEPSA, encoded by the coding sequence ATGAACGAAGTGGTGGGCCGCGACGACCTGCTGCTGCTCACCCTCGACACCCTGCGGTACGACGTGGCCGTGGAGCTGGCGGCGGAGGGCCGGCTGCCGAACCTGACCGCCCACCTGCCGGGAGGCACCTGGGAGAAGCGGCACGCGCCCGGCAGCTTCACCTACGCCTCGCACCAGGCGATGTTCGCCGGTTTCCTGCCGACCCCGGCGGCGCCGGGACCGCACCCGCGTCTCTTCGCCGGCCGGTTCGCCGACAGCGAGACGACCGCGGGGCGCACCTTCGTCTTCGACAGCCCCGACCTGGTGTCGGCGCTCGCCGGGCACGGCTATCGCACGGTGTGCGTAGGCGGTGTCGGCTTCTTCAACAAGCAGGGCGCACTCGGCAGCGTCCTGCCGGGCCTGTTCCAGGAGAGCCACTGGGAGCCGGAGTTCTCCGTGGCGTCACCGACGTCCTTCGAGTCCCAGGTGGCCCGCGCCGAGCGGATCGTGGCCGAACTGCCGGCGGAGGATCGGCTGTTCCTGTTCCTCAACGCCTCGGCACTGCACCAGCCCAACTGGTTCCATCTGCCGGGCGCCACCCGCGAGGCGGGCGACAGCCTGGTCACGCACGCGGCGGCCCTCGTCTACATCGACCGGCACATCGGGCGGCTCTTCGCCGCGATGAGTTCACGGCGCCGCTGCTTCGCCGTCGTCTGCTCCGACCACGGGACCACGTACGGCGAGGACGGCTACACCGGGCACCGTCTCGGCCACGAGGCCGTGTGGACCGTCCCCTACAGCCACTTCTTCCTGGAGCCGTCCGCATGA
- a CDS encoding STM4014 family protein: protein MSGWSGAAGAGPGPYRWVVVGNGENRRVGLFVAAAEAAGVGTPRVVEWRDVLRDGGHMFADDEIVRLDSPGENAEVDRLLRGVDDPTRVEGSATWYTRFLAAVGSLRGGLRLDDPADLPVLFDKRLCHARLDAAGVPVPPSPTSGDARPVRGWDDVRAAMREHGMPRVFVKPAHGSSASGVLAVESTASGRIRATTSVEVTADGRLHAPLRLHNSLRVRRYSDEREIAGIVDVLAADGLHVERWLPKASAQGRSADLRVLVVAGRATHAVVRTSRFPMTNLHLGGARGDLTSVVDAAGDRWRQALDICERAAACFPGTLCVGVDLLPAIGWRRFAVGEVNAFGDLLPRLTGLPGGPAEGLDTYAAQLAAVRDALSPAPSHHPRARKDHAPF from the coding sequence GTGTCCGGTTGGAGCGGTGCGGCGGGGGCGGGGCCCGGCCCGTACAGGTGGGTGGTCGTCGGTAACGGGGAGAACCGGCGGGTCGGGCTGTTCGTCGCGGCGGCGGAGGCCGCCGGTGTCGGCACGCCGCGTGTGGTCGAGTGGCGGGACGTGCTGCGCGACGGCGGGCACATGTTCGCCGACGACGAGATCGTACGGCTGGACTCGCCGGGAGAGAACGCCGAGGTGGACCGGCTGCTGCGGGGCGTCGACGATCCGACCCGGGTGGAGGGCTCGGCCACCTGGTACACCCGTTTCCTGGCGGCGGTGGGGTCGTTGCGGGGCGGGCTGCGGCTGGACGATCCGGCGGATCTGCCGGTGCTGTTCGACAAGCGGCTGTGCCACGCCCGGCTCGACGCGGCCGGGGTCCCGGTGCCCCCGTCGCCCACCTCGGGCGACGCGCGGCCGGTACGCGGCTGGGACGACGTGCGGGCGGCGATGCGGGAGCACGGCATGCCGCGTGTGTTCGTGAAACCGGCCCACGGGTCCTCCGCGTCCGGTGTGCTGGCCGTCGAGTCGACGGCGAGCGGACGGATCAGGGCCACCACCTCGGTGGAGGTGACCGCCGACGGCCGGCTGCACGCCCCGCTTCGGCTGCACAACTCGCTGCGGGTGCGGCGCTACTCGGACGAGCGGGAGATCGCCGGCATCGTCGACGTCCTCGCGGCCGACGGGCTGCACGTCGAGCGCTGGCTGCCGAAGGCGTCCGCGCAGGGCAGGTCCGCCGATCTGCGGGTCCTGGTCGTGGCGGGCCGGGCCACGCACGCGGTCGTCCGCACCAGCCGTTTCCCGATGACCAATCTCCATCTCGGCGGGGCCCGGGGCGATCTGACGTCGGTCGTGGACGCGGCGGGCGACCGCTGGAGGCAGGCGCTCGACATCTGTGAACGGGCCGCCGCCTGCTTCCCGGGCACGCTGTGCGTCGGCGTGGACCTGTTGCCGGCGATCGGCTGGCGGCGGTTCGCCGTGGGCGAGGTCAACGCCTTCGGCGATCTGCTGCCCCGGCTGACCGGCCTGCCGGGCGGCCCGGCGGAGGGCCTGGACACCTACGCGGCACAGCTCGCGGCGGTGCGCGACGCACTGTCCCCCGCCCCCTCGCACCACCCTCGGGCAAGGAAAGACCATGCACCCTTCTGA
- a CDS encoding STM4015 family protein, translating into MTIGSHLEDFHGLPVHRFPTSVKDSEGVGHLPAPESVAWSIAVDSYDSEEEWEDAFARFLASVDTTQVRALVVGSWSEAYDNGPEKIVEALVAAKDRLPALRALFLGDMVVEECEISWINQGDVGPLLNAFTELEEFGVRGGQGLGFPTLRHERLRSLTVETGGMPVDAVRGIAGSDLPALVELDLWLGTSEYGGDSEVADLAPILAGTRLPALKHLALRNSEMQDEICAAVASAPVVARLDVLDLSMGVLTDDGATALLTGQPLTHLTTLDLHHNYLSAAIRDRLRDSLEAAGVQVDVDADDAESDEEEDGTVWRFVAVGE; encoded by the coding sequence ATGACCATCGGGAGCCATCTGGAGGATTTCCACGGCCTGCCGGTCCACCGCTTCCCCACGTCGGTGAAGGACTCGGAGGGCGTGGGGCACCTGCCCGCTCCCGAGTCGGTGGCCTGGAGCATCGCCGTGGACTCGTACGACAGCGAGGAGGAGTGGGAGGACGCGTTCGCACGGTTCCTGGCCTCGGTCGACACCACGCAGGTGCGGGCGCTGGTCGTGGGGTCCTGGAGCGAGGCGTACGACAACGGCCCCGAGAAGATCGTCGAGGCCCTCGTCGCGGCGAAGGACCGGCTGCCCGCGCTGCGCGCGCTGTTCCTGGGCGACATGGTGGTGGAGGAGTGCGAGATCTCCTGGATCAACCAGGGCGATGTGGGCCCGCTGCTGAACGCCTTCACCGAGCTGGAGGAGTTCGGTGTGCGGGGCGGCCAGGGACTCGGCTTCCCGACGCTGCGGCACGAGCGGCTGCGGTCCCTGACGGTCGAGACCGGCGGCATGCCCGTCGACGCCGTCCGGGGGATCGCGGGCAGCGATCTGCCGGCCCTCGTCGAGCTGGACCTGTGGCTGGGCACGTCCGAGTACGGCGGCGACTCCGAGGTGGCCGACCTGGCGCCGATCCTCGCGGGCACCCGGCTGCCGGCCCTCAAGCACCTGGCGCTGCGCAACAGCGAGATGCAGGACGAGATCTGCGCGGCCGTGGCCTCGGCGCCCGTGGTGGCCCGCCTCGACGTCCTCGACCTGTCGATGGGCGTCCTCACCGACGACGGCGCGACCGCGCTGCTCACGGGCCAGCCGCTCACCCACCTCACCACGCTGGACCTGCACCACAACTACCTCAGCGCGGCGATACGCGACCGCCTCCGGGACTCCCTGGAGGCCGCCGGGGTCCAGGTCGACGTCGACGCCGACGACGCCGAGTCGGACGAGGAGGAGGACGGCACGGTCTGGCGGTTCGTCGCGGTGGGCGAGTGA
- a CDS encoding DUF6745 domain-containing protein codes for MTERTSWRAVAAATGTGDRARTEAGVRLAYRRAGLREPERIVWARSPLEAVRLLSGAPAEGGEALPATGASVRDAVRNRPVAAERARLHTRLGPTGWSDHWHATGADLWETTRPLVDRVRTGVMEALAPADRKEETGIRLLLLDAVLGQHDAAWLSAFDAAPALDGLAEVARTAGWWWPYENVAVVAERPVELHRDEAGRLDRGDGPALAHTDGFALHAWRGLPVPGEFLDRLGALTPAEIQAEENAELRRVMLEYYGYDRYLEESGAKPVHRDETGVLWRIALPGDEDVVMVEVVNSTPEPDGTSRTYWLRVPPTTTTARQGVAWTFGLSAEAYEPLRQT; via the coding sequence GTGACGGAACGGACGAGTTGGCGGGCGGTGGCGGCGGCCACCGGGACGGGCGACCGCGCCCGGACCGAGGCGGGCGTACGGCTCGCCTACCGGCGGGCGGGGCTGCGGGAGCCCGAGCGGATCGTGTGGGCCCGCTCGCCCCTGGAGGCGGTACGCCTGCTGTCGGGAGCACCGGCGGAGGGCGGCGAGGCGCTGCCGGCGACCGGGGCGAGCGTCCGCGACGCGGTCCGCAACAGACCCGTCGCCGCCGAACGTGCCCGGCTGCACACCCGGCTGGGCCCCACCGGCTGGAGCGACCACTGGCATGCGACGGGCGCCGACCTCTGGGAGACGACCCGGCCGCTCGTCGACCGCGTCCGCACGGGCGTCATGGAGGCCCTGGCCCCCGCCGACCGCAAGGAGGAGACCGGTATCCGGCTGCTTCTCCTGGATGCCGTCCTGGGCCAGCACGACGCGGCCTGGCTCTCGGCCTTCGACGCGGCCCCCGCTCTCGACGGACTCGCCGAGGTGGCCCGCACGGCCGGCTGGTGGTGGCCGTACGAGAACGTCGCGGTCGTCGCCGAGCGGCCCGTGGAGCTTCACCGGGACGAGGCGGGCCGACTGGACCGCGGCGACGGACCCGCCCTCGCCCACACCGACGGATTCGCCCTGCACGCCTGGCGCGGACTGCCCGTCCCCGGCGAGTTCCTCGACCGGCTGGGCGCGCTGACCCCGGCGGAGATCCAGGCGGAGGAGAACGCGGAGCTGCGCCGCGTGATGCTCGAGTACTACGGCTACGACCGCTATCTGGAGGAGTCCGGGGCGAAGCCGGTGCACCGCGACGAGACGGGTGTGTTGTGGCGCATAGCCCTGCCCGGCGACGAGGACGTGGTGATGGTGGAGGTCGTCAACTCCACGCCGGAGCCGGACGGCACGAGCCGTACCTACTGGCTGCGGGTGCCGCCCACGACGACCACGGCCCGCCAAGGGGTGGCCTGGACGTTCGGGCTGAGCGCCGAGGCCTACGAGCCCTTGCGGCAGACCTGA
- a CDS encoding L-threonylcarbamoyladenylate synthase produces the protein MAKYFDVHPDNPQPRAIGQVADSIRQGGLIAYPTDSCFALGCQLGSRDGIERIRTIRQLDDRHHFTLVCENFAQLGQFVHVDNDVFRAVKASTPGSYTFILPATREVPRKLLHPKKKTVGVRIPDHRVAQALLAELGEPLVSSTLLLPDEEEPLTQGWEIKERLDYLVDAVVDSGDCGTEPTTVIDFSSGEAEIIRKGAGDTSRFE, from the coding sequence ATGGCCAAGTACTTCGACGTTCATCCCGACAACCCCCAGCCGCGCGCCATCGGGCAGGTGGCCGACAGTATCCGTCAGGGTGGGCTCATCGCGTATCCGACGGACTCCTGCTTCGCGCTGGGGTGCCAGCTCGGCAGTCGTGACGGCATCGAGCGGATCCGTACGATCCGGCAGCTCGACGACCGGCACCACTTCACCCTGGTGTGCGAGAACTTCGCTCAGCTGGGTCAGTTCGTGCACGTCGACAACGACGTGTTCCGCGCCGTGAAGGCGTCGACGCCCGGCAGTTACACCTTCATCCTCCCCGCGACCAGGGAGGTGCCCCGCAAGCTCCTGCACCCCAAGAAGAAGACCGTCGGTGTGCGCATCCCCGACCACCGCGTGGCCCAGGCCCTGCTCGCGGAGCTGGGCGAGCCGCTCGTCTCCAGCACCCTGCTGCTGCCCGACGAGGAGGAGCCGCTGACGCAGGGCTGGGAGATCAAGGAACGCCTCGACTACCTGGTCGACGCGGTGGTGGACTCCGGCGACTGCGGCACGGAGCCGACGACCGTCATCGACTTCTCCAGCGGCGAGGCGGAGATCATCCGCAAGGGCGCCGGCGACACCTCACGGTTCGAGTGA
- a CDS encoding FAD-dependent oxidoreductase produces the protein MPRPLRVAIVGAGPAGIYAADALLKSDVATEPGVSIDLYERMPAPFGLIRYGVAPDHPRIKGIITALHQVLDKPQIRLFGNVDYPGDINLDDLRAFYDAVIFSTGATADRALDIPGIDLDGSYGAADFVSWYDGHPDVPRTWPLEAEKVAVLGVGNVALDVARVLAKTADELLPTEIPANVHEGLKANKALEVHVFGRRGPAQAKFSPMELRELDHSPNIEVIVDPEDIDYDEGSIATRRGNKQADMVAKTLENWAIRDIGDRPHKLFLHFFESPTEILGEDGKVVGLRTERTALDGTGNVKGTGEFKDWDVTGVYRAVGYLSDKLPKLPWDVESGTVPDEGGRVIEETGAHLQSTYVTGWIRRGPVGLIGHTKGDANETVSNLLDDFANGRLHEPTAPDPEAVDAFLAERDVRFTTWEGWYKLDAAEKALGEPQGRARVKIVEREDMLRESGA, from the coding sequence ATGCCCCGCCCTCTGCGGGTAGCCATAGTCGGAGCCGGACCCGCCGGGATCTACGCCGCCGACGCGCTGCTGAAGTCCGACGTGGCCACCGAGCCCGGTGTGTCCATCGACCTCTACGAGCGGATGCCCGCCCCGTTCGGACTCATCCGTTACGGCGTGGCCCCCGACCACCCCCGCATCAAGGGCATCATCACCGCCCTGCACCAGGTGCTCGACAAGCCGCAGATCCGTCTCTTCGGCAACGTCGACTACCCGGGGGACATCAACCTGGACGATCTGCGCGCGTTCTACGACGCCGTGATCTTCTCCACGGGCGCGACGGCCGACCGCGCGCTCGACATCCCCGGCATCGACCTCGACGGCTCCTACGGCGCGGCCGACTTCGTCTCCTGGTACGACGGCCACCCGGACGTCCCGCGCACCTGGCCCCTGGAGGCCGAGAAGGTCGCCGTCCTCGGGGTCGGCAACGTCGCGCTCGACGTGGCCCGCGTCCTCGCCAAGACGGCCGACGAACTGCTGCCGACCGAGATCCCGGCCAACGTCCACGAGGGTCTGAAGGCCAACAAGGCGCTGGAGGTCCACGTCTTCGGCCGCCGCGGCCCGGCGCAGGCGAAGTTCTCCCCGATGGAGCTGCGGGAGCTGGACCACTCCCCCAACATCGAGGTCATCGTCGATCCCGAGGACATCGACTACGACGAGGGTTCCATCGCGACCCGGCGCGGCAACAAGCAGGCCGACATGGTCGCCAAGACCCTGGAGAACTGGGCGATCCGCGACATCGGCGACCGCCCGCACAAGCTGTTCCTGCACTTCTTCGAGTCGCCCACCGAGATCCTCGGCGAGGACGGCAAGGTCGTCGGTCTGCGCACCGAGCGCACCGCCCTCGACGGCACCGGCAACGTCAAGGGCACCGGCGAGTTCAAGGACTGGGACGTCACCGGCGTGTACCGCGCGGTCGGCTACCTCTCGGACAAGCTGCCCAAGCTGCCCTGGGACGTCGAGTCGGGCACCGTCCCGGACGAGGGCGGCCGGGTCATCGAGGAGACCGGCGCGCACCTGCAGTCGACGTACGTCACCGGCTGGATCCGGCGTGGTCCGGTGGGTCTCATCGGGCACACCAAGGGCGACGCCAACGAGACCGTCTCCAACCTCCTGGACGACTTCGCCAACGGGCGGCTGCACGAGCCCACCGCGCCCGACCCGGAGGCCGTCGACGCCTTCCTCGCGGAGCGCGACGTCCGCTTCACGACGTGGGAGGGCTGGTACAAGCTCGACGCCGCCGAGAAGGCGCTGGGCGAGCCGCAGGGCCGCGCGCGCGTGAAGATCGTCGAGCGTGAGGACATGCTGCGGGAGAGTGGCGCGTAG
- a CDS encoding aldo/keto reductase — protein MEERAFGRSDQHASVVGLGTWQLGADWGDVDDTEALAVLEAAAESGVTFFDTADVYGDGRSEQTIATFLRSRPDLHVFIATKMGRRVDQIPENYVLDNFRAWNDRSRRNLGVDRLDLVQLHCPPTPVYSSDEVFDALDTLVEEERIAAYGVSVETCAEALTAIARPNVASVQIILNPFRMKPLLDVLPAAEKAGVAIIARVPLASGLLSGKYTKDTVFAENDHRTYNRHGESFDQGETFSGVDYGTGVEAAVEFAALAPNGYTPAQLALRWIIQLPGVTTVIPGARTPDQARANAAAAALPELSDGTLTAIRDLYDRRIKEQVESRW, from the coding sequence ATGGAAGAACGCGCATTCGGTAGGTCGGATCAGCACGCATCCGTCGTCGGTCTCGGTACATGGCAGCTCGGCGCCGACTGGGGTGACGTCGACGACACGGAGGCCCTGGCGGTGCTGGAGGCGGCGGCCGAGTCGGGGGTGACCTTCTTCGACACCGCAGACGTCTACGGCGACGGGCGCAGCGAGCAGACCATCGCCACGTTCCTGCGGAGCCGGCCCGACCTCCATGTGTTCATCGCGACGAAGATGGGCCGTCGCGTGGACCAGATCCCCGAGAACTACGTCCTGGACAACTTCCGGGCCTGGAACGACCGGTCCCGCCGCAACCTCGGCGTGGACCGTCTCGACCTGGTCCAGCTGCACTGCCCGCCCACGCCCGTCTACTCCTCCGACGAGGTGTTCGACGCCCTCGACACACTGGTCGAGGAGGAGCGCATCGCCGCGTACGGCGTCAGCGTGGAGACCTGCGCCGAGGCGCTGACGGCGATCGCCCGGCCGAACGTGGCGAGCGTGCAGATCATCCTCAACCCGTTCCGCATGAAACCGCTGCTCGACGTCCTCCCGGCGGCCGAGAAGGCGGGGGTCGCGATCATCGCGCGGGTTCCGCTGGCCTCGGGGCTGCTGTCCGGCAAGTACACGAAGGACACGGTCTTCGCGGAGAACGACCACCGTACGTACAACCGCCACGGCGAGTCCTTCGATCAGGGCGAGACCTTCTCCGGCGTCGACTACGGCACGGGCGTCGAGGCGGCGGTCGAGTTCGCCGCGCTGGCTCCCAACGGCTACACCCCGGCCCAGTTGGCACTGCGCTGGATCATCCAGCTGCCGGGCGTCACCACGGTCATCCCGGGTGCCCGCACGCCGGACCAGGCTCGCGCCAACGCGGCGGCCGCCGCGCTGCCGGAGCTGTCCGACGGGACGCTCACGGCGATCCGGGACCTGTACGACCGGCGCATCAAGGAGCAGGTGGAGAGCCGCTGGTAG
- a CDS encoding DUF1152 domain-containing protein, giving the protein MFSLQQPPFFTRLRDARRVLIAGAGGGFDVYAGLPLALSLRSAGKEVHLANLSFADLYGLSMDVWLEQDVAAIGPDTTFRGDYFPERALAQWLALHRLPSTVYALSRTGVAPLRAAYRALIAHLGGVDAVVLVDGGTDILMRGDEHGLGTPEEDMASLGAVAGLDEVPERLVACLGFGVDAYHGVNHSLVLENLAALERDGAYLGAFSLPRDSREGALYVDAVAHAQQCTPTHPSIVNGSVAAAVRGEFGDVRFTDRTRNSELFINPLMAMYFCVDAVGLAHRNLYLDRLEKTELTRQISSVVEEFRDELPRQRQPRAFPH; this is encoded by the coding sequence GTGTTCTCCCTCCAGCAACCCCCTTTCTTCACGCGCCTGCGCGACGCGCGGCGCGTGCTCATAGCCGGTGCCGGCGGCGGCTTCGACGTCTACGCCGGCCTGCCGCTGGCCCTCTCCCTGCGGTCGGCCGGCAAGGAGGTCCACCTCGCGAACCTGTCCTTCGCCGATCTGTACGGCCTGAGCATGGACGTGTGGCTGGAGCAGGACGTCGCGGCCATCGGCCCGGACACCACGTTCCGCGGCGACTACTTCCCCGAGCGCGCCCTCGCCCAGTGGCTGGCCCTGCACCGGCTGCCCAGCACGGTGTACGCGCTGTCCCGTACGGGTGTGGCACCCCTGCGGGCTGCCTACCGCGCGCTCATCGCACATCTGGGCGGGGTGGACGCCGTCGTCCTGGTGGACGGCGGCACCGACATCCTGATGCGTGGCGACGAGCACGGGCTCGGGACGCCGGAGGAGGACATGGCGAGTCTGGGCGCCGTCGCCGGTCTCGACGAGGTCCCTGAGCGGCTGGTGGCCTGTCTGGGCTTCGGCGTGGACGCCTACCACGGGGTCAACCACTCGCTGGTCCTGGAGAACCTGGCCGCGCTGGAGCGTGACGGCGCCTACCTCGGCGCTTTCTCGCTGCCCCGCGACAGCCGTGAGGGCGCCCTGTACGTGGACGCGGTGGCGCACGCACAGCAGTGCACGCCGACCCACCCCAGCATCGTCAACGGCTCGGTCGCGGCCGCCGTGCGCGGCGAGTTCGGCGACGTCCGCTTCACCGACCGGACCCGGAACAGCGAACTGTTCATCAACCCGCTGATGGCGATGTACTTCTGCGTGGACGCGGTGGGACTCGCCCACCGCAACCTCTACCTGGACCGGCTGGAGAAGACCGAACTCACCCGGCAGATCAGCTCGGTCGTCGAGGAGTTCCGGGACGAGCTGCCCCGGCAGCGCCAGCCGCGCGCCTTCCCGCACTGA